GCTAAGCAGGAATATGAACTGGAACGAGAACTGCTATGTTTAGACCGGCTTGAGGTGGTCATTCTGGATGATATTGGCTATGTGCAGCAGAGTCGGGGGCGAGATGGAGGTGTTGTTCACCTTTTGAGCGAGCGGTATGAGCGGGCACAGTTCGCGGATTACCCTCCAACCTGGTCTTTTTTCGGAGGGACAAGATATTCTGGGCGACCCATTGACGACGGCGGTCGCCATAGACCGGGTGGTGCATCATAGTCATCATTGAGTTTGGGCGAGACATCCAGAGTATGCGCGGCATGGAAGAGGCGCAACGGAGTCAGGCGGCGCTGCGACCAGAGGTGGGCGTAGGGTAACTTTTCATGGGGAGAAAATCGTGGCAAAATGACGCCAGAAATCCGTGACCAACTCTTGTTCTGTTATCCCGACCCCGTGCCCGTGCCCTTCGGTGGAGTCACCCGCCTGGTTTGCCTGGTTGGAAACGGCGTCGGCCTTCCGCTATTGCAGTGGATAGCGGCGCATCTGTGTTCAGGCATGGCCCGTTGTATGGACCTGTGTCTTTCCGCAAGGAGCGGCGGCGGCAGATGGGACTGTGGTATGCCTATCGCCGGGTGCATGGCGTTTTGTACAAGCGGTATGTTGGTAAGTCGGTTGCCGCTGATGCGCTGGCGCGGTTGGAGGAAACGGCCGTGTGGCTCAATGAGATATGGTGACAGATGGGAAGCATTATGAGTGGCCTATGGTGGTGGTTGGCAGGCTGGCTGACGCGCTTGTCGGGGCGTGTTTTAAGTGGGAACGGTATGGGCATTTCTAATTGTCGTTGATGGGCATTTCTTAATTGTCGTTGACAGCCGTTGGTTTTTTTGCCTTCCAGTTCCCCTGCGGCGACTTATACAATCGAGAGCAATGCGCCACTGACCGCCGCCCATTTTGGTGGAAACTGCACTCCCGAAACAGGGCCGCGCCCGGTTGTTTCGGCTGCCTGGTTGGAGCCCCTCATGCCGCCTCCCTATTACCCCTAAACCCACATAAACAATGGAGGCTCCTTTGACTGAGATACCCATTCAAG
Above is a genomic segment from Candidatus Leptovillus gracilis containing:
- a CDS encoding ATP-binding protein, translating into MAYRAQAKRVWRRPWGICWWKTAVRCCLRRPSSWRAWLLRAKQEYELERELLCLDRLEVVILDDIGYVQQSRGRDGGVVHLLSERYERAQFADYPPTWSFFGGTRYSGRPIDDGGRHRPGGAS